In a genomic window of Pseudomonas mohnii:
- the acnA gene encoding aconitate hydratase AcnA, with protein sequence MPSLNSLNTLKTLQVDDKTYHYFSLPDAAKSLGDLDKLPMSLKVLLENLLRWEDEKTVTGADLKAIAAWLKERRSDREIQYRPARVLMQDFTGVPAVVDLAAMRAAMAKAGGDPQRINPLSPVDLVIDHSVMVDKFASSSAFEQNVDIEMQRNGERYAFLRWGQSAFDNFSVVPPGTGICHQVNLEYLGRTVWTKDEDGRTYAFPDTLVGTDSHTTMINGLGVLGWGVGGIEAEAAMLGQPVSMLIPEVIGFKLSGKLKEGITATDLVLTVTQMLRKKGVVGKFVEFYGDGLADLPLADRATIANMAPEYGATCGFFPVDEVTLEYLRLSGRPLSTVKLVEAYSKAQGLWRLPGKEPVFTDSLALDMGSVEASLAGPKRPQDRVSLPNVAQAFSDFLGVQLKPTSKEEGRLESEGGGGVAVGNADMAGEADYEYEGQTHRLKNGAVVIAAITSCTNTSNPSVMMAAGLVAKKAVERGLQRKPWVKSSLAPGSKVVTDYYKAAGLTQYLDQLGFALVGYGCTTCIGNSGPLSEPIEKAIQQADLTVASVLSGNRNFEGRVHPLVKTNWLASPPLVVAYALAGTVRIDLSTEPLGKDQHGNLVYLRDIWPSSKEIAEAVEQVNTAMFHKEYAEVFAGDEQWQAIEVPQAATYVWQADSTYIQHPPFFDDIGGPPPVVKDIAGARVLALLGDSVTTDHISPAGNIKADSPAGRYLREKGVEPRDFNSYGSRRGNHEVMMRGTFANIRIRNEMLGGEEGGNTLYIPTGEKLAIYDAAMRYQASGTPLVVIAGQEYGTGSSRDWAAKGTNLLGVKAVIAESFERIHRSNLVGMGVLPLQFKLDQNRKSLNLTGKETLDIQGLTGVELTPRMNLNLVITREDGKSEKIEVLCRIDTLNEVEYFKSGGILHYVLRQLIAS encoded by the coding sequence ATGCCCTCCCTCAACAGTTTGAACACCCTTAAAACCCTGCAAGTCGACGACAAGACTTATCACTATTTCAGCCTGCCGGATGCCGCCAAGAGCCTGGGCGATCTGGACAAGCTGCCGATGTCGTTGAAAGTGCTGCTGGAAAACCTGCTGCGCTGGGAAGACGAAAAAACCGTCACCGGCGCCGACCTCAAGGCGATTGCTGCCTGGCTCAAGGAACGCCGCTCCGACCGCGAAATCCAGTACCGCCCGGCGCGGGTGCTGATGCAAGACTTCACTGGCGTGCCCGCCGTGGTCGACTTGGCGGCCATGCGTGCGGCGATGGCCAAGGCTGGCGGTGATCCGCAACGAATCAATCCACTGTCGCCGGTAGACCTGGTGATCGACCACTCAGTGATGGTCGACAAATTCGCCAGCAGCAGCGCCTTCGAACAGAACGTCGACATCGAAATGCAGCGCAACGGCGAACGTTATGCCTTCCTGCGCTGGGGCCAGAGCGCCTTCGACAACTTCAGCGTGGTGCCGCCGGGCACCGGGATCTGCCACCAGGTGAACCTCGAATACCTCGGTCGCACGGTCTGGACCAAGGACGAGGACGGACGCACCTACGCCTTCCCGGACACACTGGTGGGCACCGACTCCCACACCACCATGATCAACGGCCTTGGCGTGCTCGGCTGGGGCGTTGGCGGGATCGAAGCGGAAGCGGCGATGCTCGGCCAGCCGGTGTCGATGCTGATTCCCGAAGTGATCGGCTTCAAGCTCAGCGGCAAACTCAAGGAAGGCATCACCGCCACCGACCTGGTGCTGACGGTCACCCAGATGCTGCGCAAGAAAGGCGTGGTCGGCAAGTTCGTCGAATTCTATGGTGACGGGCTGGCTGACTTGCCGTTGGCCGACCGCGCGACCATCGCCAACATGGCCCCGGAATACGGCGCCACCTGCGGTTTCTTCCCGGTGGACGAGGTGACGCTGGAGTATCTGCGTCTGTCCGGCCGCCCCCTCTCGACCGTCAAATTGGTCGAGGCCTACAGCAAGGCGCAGGGCCTGTGGCGCCTGCCGGGCAAAGAACCCGTATTCACCGACAGCCTCGCGCTGGACATGGGCAGCGTCGAAGCCAGCCTCGCCGGGCCGAAACGCCCGCAAGACCGCGTGTCGCTGCCGAACGTCGCGCAAGCGTTCAGCGATTTCCTCGGCGTCCAGCTCAAACCCACCAGCAAGGAAGAAGGCCGCCTCGAAAGCGAGGGCGGTGGCGGTGTGGCCGTGGGCAATGCGGACATGGCCGGCGAAGCGGACTATGAATACGAAGGCCAGACCCATCGGCTGAAAAACGGCGCGGTGGTGATTGCCGCGATCACCTCCTGCACCAACACCTCCAATCCGAGCGTCATGATGGCCGCCGGGCTGGTGGCGAAAAAAGCCGTGGAAAGAGGCCTGCAACGCAAACCCTGGGTGAAAAGCTCGCTGGCTCCTGGCTCGAAAGTGGTCACCGACTACTACAAGGCAGCCGGGCTCACGCAGTATCTGGATCAACTGGGTTTCGCCCTGGTCGGCTACGGCTGCACCACCTGCATCGGCAACTCCGGGCCGCTGTCGGAACCGATCGAAAAAGCCATCCAGCAGGCCGACCTGACCGTGGCCTCGGTGCTCTCGGGCAACCGCAACTTTGAGGGCCGGGTGCATCCGCTGGTGAAAACCAACTGGCTGGCCTCCCCACCGCTGGTGGTCGCCTATGCATTGGCGGGCACCGTGCGCATCGACCTCAGCACCGAGCCGCTGGGCAAAGACCAACACGGCAACCTGGTGTACCTGCGCGATATCTGGCCGAGCAGCAAGGAAATCGCCGAAGCCGTGGAGCAAGTCAACACCGCGATGTTCCACAAGGAGTACGCCGAAGTGTTCGCCGGCGACGAGCAGTGGCAAGCCATCGAAGTGCCGCAGGCCGCGACTTACGTCTGGCAGGCGGATTCGACCTACATCCAGCATCCACCGTTCTTCGATGACATCGGCGGGCCGCCCCCCGTGGTCAAGGACATTGCCGGCGCCCGCGTCCTCGCGCTGCTGGGCGATTCGGTGACCACCGACCACATTTCCCCGGCCGGCAACATCAAGGCCGACAGCCCGGCGGGGCGCTATCTGCGCGAGAAAGGCGTGGAGCCACGGGACTTCAACTCCTACGGTTCGCGGCGCGGCAACCATGAAGTGATGATGCGCGGCACCTTCGCCAATATTCGTATTCGCAACGAAATGCTCGGCGGCGAAGAAGGTGGCAACACCCTCTATATACCGACCGGCGAGAAACTGGCGATCTACGACGCGGCGATGCGCTATCAAGCCTCGGGCACGCCGCTGGTGGTGATCGCAGGGCAAGAATACGGCACCGGGTCGAGCCGGGACTGGGCGGCCAAGGGCACTAATCTGCTGGGGGTCAAAGCGGTCATCGCCGAAAGCTTCGAGCGTATTCACCGCTCCAATCTGGTGGGAATGGGCGTGCTGCCGCTGCAGTTCAAACTCGATCAAAATCGCAAAAGCCTGAACCTGACCGGCAAGGAAACCCTGGACATCCAGGGTCTGACCGGCGTCGAGCTGACGCCACGGATGAACCTGAACCTGGTCATCACCCGTGAAGACGGCAAGAGCGAGAAAATCGAGGTGCTGTGCCGAATCGATACGCTGAACGAAGTGGAATACTTCAAGTCGGGAGGGATCTTGCATTACGTGTTGCGCCAGTTGATTGCCTCATGA
- a CDS encoding CPBP family glutamic-type intramembrane protease yields MLALPWTFLALLSLGYGMALAYGHLGWFAGISVALLLMAAFAARQQTIQFGRYLGHGLFIFLALALALHWLPGFYNGRVIAPQRFTDDALPFSMYLNLDKPLIGFWLLLVCPWIVGQRSLRVSLYATALALTLSAVLALGGALLLGVIAWAPKWPDQAWIWLLNNLLLVTLVEEALFRGYIQGGLNRCLKNLAYGENLALLLTSLLFGLAHAGAGWQWVLLASLAGVGYGLAYRFGGLSAAIATHFGLNLLHFGLFTYPMLTG; encoded by the coding sequence ATGCTCGCCCTGCCATGGACATTTCTGGCCCTGCTCTCCCTCGGCTACGGCATGGCCCTGGCCTATGGTCACCTCGGCTGGTTCGCCGGAATCTCCGTCGCGTTGTTGCTGATGGCCGCTTTCGCCGCTCGCCAGCAAACAATTCAGTTCGGCCGCTACCTCGGCCACGGCCTGTTCATCTTTCTGGCCCTGGCACTGGCGCTGCACTGGCTGCCCGGTTTCTACAATGGTCGCGTTATCGCCCCCCAGCGCTTCACCGACGACGCCTTGCCGTTTTCCATGTACCTGAATCTGGACAAACCCCTGATCGGTTTCTGGCTGTTGTTGGTGTGCCCATGGATTGTCGGCCAGCGGTCGTTGCGAGTGTCCCTGTATGCCACCGCGCTGGCGTTGACCTTGAGTGCGGTGCTGGCACTGGGTGGCGCGCTGTTGCTGGGCGTCATCGCTTGGGCGCCGAAATGGCCGGACCAGGCCTGGATCTGGCTGCTCAACAACTTGCTACTGGTAACACTGGTCGAAGAAGCACTCTTTCGCGGCTATATACAGGGTGGCCTGAACCGTTGCCTGAAAAACCTGGCTTATGGCGAAAACCTCGCCCTGCTGCTCACCTCACTGCTGTTCGGCCTGGCGCATGCCGGTGCGGGCTGGCAATGGGTACTGCTGGCGAGCCTGGCCGGCGTCGGTTATGGTCTGGCCTACCGTTTTGGCGGACTGTCTGCCGCCATCGCCACCCACTTCGGTTTGAACCTGCTGCACTTCGGACTGTTCACCTATCCAATGCTCACGGGCTGA
- a CDS encoding methyl-accepting chemotaxis protein has product MRNNQPITQRERTFPAQQRLISTTDAKGLITYCNDDFVDISGFSQEELIRAPHNLVRHPDVPAAVFSHMWATLKQGLPWMGIVKNRCKSGDHYWVNAYVTPIFEGNQVIGYESVRVKPTAEQIRRAEALYQRINQGKSAIPSSDKWLPILQDWLPFILVSQLSFMIGATLNSHWGFALAAGLSVPLGLMGLSWQQRGIKRLLRLAEQTTSDPLIAQMYTDSSGAQARLEMSILSQEARLKTCLTRLQDTAEHLTDQAKQSDTLAHNSSSGLERQRVETEQVATAVNEMAATTQEVASHVQRTADATQEANRLTSRGRDIAGETREAIQRLSVVVGETGQTVTQLAKDSDEIGGVVDVIKGIADQTNLLALNAAIEAARAGEMGRGFAVVADEVRQLAQRTSESTGQIHALIAKLQQTASTAVQTMEAGHRQAEEGVARVLEADQALVGISEAVANITDMTTQIAAATEEQSSVAEEISRNISNISILADQTSEQAQNSALLSEELTKTANTQYSLVERFNR; this is encoded by the coding sequence ATGCGTAACAACCAACCAATTACACAACGCGAACGGACCTTTCCAGCTCAGCAACGGTTGATTTCCACCACTGATGCCAAAGGCCTGATCACCTACTGCAACGACGACTTCGTCGACATCAGCGGGTTTTCTCAGGAAGAACTGATCCGTGCCCCGCACAACCTGGTGCGTCACCCCGACGTCCCGGCCGCGGTGTTCTCGCACATGTGGGCAACACTGAAACAAGGCTTGCCATGGATGGGTATCGTCAAGAATCGCTGCAAGAGCGGTGATCACTACTGGGTCAACGCCTATGTGACACCGATCTTCGAAGGCAATCAGGTGATCGGTTACGAGTCGGTGCGGGTCAAGCCCACCGCCGAGCAGATCCGCCGTGCCGAAGCGCTTTACCAGCGCATCAATCAGGGCAAGTCGGCCATTCCTTCCTCCGATAAATGGTTGCCGATACTGCAGGACTGGTTGCCGTTCATCCTGGTCAGCCAACTGAGTTTCATGATTGGCGCCACGCTGAACTCCCACTGGGGGTTTGCCCTGGCCGCCGGTCTCTCGGTGCCGCTGGGCCTGATGGGCCTGAGCTGGCAACAACGCGGGATCAAGCGCTTGCTGCGACTGGCCGAGCAGACCACGTCCGACCCGCTGATCGCGCAGATGTATACCGACAGCAGCGGTGCCCAGGCACGCCTGGAGATGTCGATCCTCAGCCAGGAAGCCCGCCTGAAAACCTGCCTGACCCGCCTGCAGGACACCGCCGAGCACCTGACCGACCAGGCGAAACAATCCGACACCCTGGCCCACAACAGTTCCTCGGGCCTGGAGCGCCAGCGCGTCGAAACCGAGCAGGTGGCCACCGCCGTCAATGAGATGGCCGCCACCACCCAGGAAGTCGCCAGCCACGTGCAACGCACCGCCGACGCTACCCAGGAAGCCAATCGCCTGACCAGTCGCGGCCGTGACATCGCCGGGGAAACCCGCGAAGCCATTCAGCGCCTGTCGGTGGTGGTCGGGGAAACCGGACAGACCGTGACCCAACTGGCCAAGGACAGCGACGAAATCGGCGGCGTGGTCGACGTAATCAAAGGCATCGCCGACCAGACCAACCTGCTGGCACTCAACGCTGCCATCGAAGCGGCCCGCGCCGGTGAGATGGGTCGCGGTTTTGCAGTGGTGGCCGATGAAGTACGCCAATTGGCGCAACGCACCAGCGAATCCACCGGGCAGATTCACGCCCTGATCGCCAAGCTCCAGCAAACGGCCAGCACAGCGGTGCAGACCATGGAAGCCGGGCATCGTCAGGCTGAAGAAGGCGTGGCGCGGGTACTGGAAGCGGATCAGGCCTTGGTCGGCATCAGCGAAGCGGTGGCCAACATCACGGACATGACCACCCAGATCGCTGCCGCGACCGAAGAGCAAAGCTCGGTCGCCGAGGAGATCAGCCGCAACATCAGCAACATTTCCATCCTCGCTGACCAGACCTCGGAACAGGCTCAGAACTCGGCGCTGCTGAGTGAAGAGCTGACCAAAACCGCGAATACCCAGTATTCGTTGGTGGAGCGGTTCAACCGCTGA
- a CDS encoding alpha/beta family hydrolase yields the protein MDKKHMAGIDGDQWAQCVRDHGWRWDAGVAPAHATLILAHGAGAPMDSDWMNDMATRLAAQGVNVLRFEFPYMAQRRVDGGKRPPNPAPKLLECWREVYAVVRRHVTGRLAIGGKSMGGRMASLLADEMGADALVCLGYPFYAVGKPEKPRVEHLAGLKARTLIVQGERDALGNREAVEGYVLSPSIEVFWLVAGDHDLKPLKASGFSHEQHLAAAAQKVASFLQ from the coding sequence ATGGACAAGAAGCACATGGCCGGTATTGACGGGGATCAATGGGCGCAGTGCGTGCGGGATCATGGATGGCGGTGGGATGCCGGCGTGGCGCCCGCGCACGCGACCTTGATCCTGGCCCATGGTGCCGGAGCGCCGATGGACAGCGACTGGATGAACGACATGGCCACACGCCTCGCGGCGCAAGGCGTCAACGTGCTGCGCTTTGAATTTCCTTACATGGCGCAGCGGCGTGTCGACGGCGGCAAGCGCCCACCCAACCCGGCACCGAAGCTGCTGGAGTGCTGGCGCGAGGTGTACGCCGTGGTGCGACGTCATGTCACTGGGCGCCTGGCCATCGGCGGCAAGTCCATGGGCGGGCGGATGGCCAGTTTGCTGGCGGATGAAATGGGTGCTGATGCGTTGGTGTGCCTGGGCTATCCGTTTTATGCGGTGGGCAAGCCGGAGAAACCGCGAGTAGAGCATCTGGCGGGGTTGAAGGCGCGGACGCTGATCGTGCAGGGCGAACGGGATGCGCTGGGCAATCGCGAGGCGGTCGAGGGGTATGTGTTATCGCCGAGCATCGAGGTGTTCTGGCTGGTGGCGGGGGATCACGACTTGAAGCCGTTGAAGGCTTCGGGGTTTAGCCATGAGCAGCACTTGGCGGCAGCAGCGCAGAAGGTGGCTTCATTCCTTCAATGA
- the ccoN gene encoding cytochrome-c oxidase, cbb3-type subunit I, giving the protein MNTSISTAYNYKVVRQFAIMTVVWGIVGMGLGVFLAAQLVWPELNFNLPWTSFGRLRPLHTNAVIFAFGGCALFASSFYSVQRTCQTQLFAPKIAAFCFWGWQLVILLAAISLPLGYTSSKEYAELEWPIDILITIVWVAYAVVFFGTIMKRNTKHIYVGNWFFGAFIVTVAILHIVNNLELPVSFTKSYSVYGGATDAMVQWWYGHNAVGFFLTAGFLGMMYYFVPKQAERPVYSYRLSIVHFWALITLYIWAGPHHLHYTALPDWAQSLGMVMSLILLAPSWGGMINGMMTLSGAWHKLRSDPILRFLVVSLAFYGMSTFEGPMMAIKTVNALSHYTDWTIGHVHAGALGWVAMISIGALYHMIPKVFGRPQMHSIGLINAHFWLATIGTVLYIASMWVNGIAQGLMWRAVNEDGTLTYSFVETLAASHPGFIVRLVGGAIFLSGMLLMAYNTWRTVRASQPADAAAAAQMA; this is encoded by the coding sequence ATGAACACTTCTATCAGTACCGCCTACAACTACAAGGTGGTCCGCCAATTCGCCATTATGACGGTGGTGTGGGGCATCGTCGGCATGGGGCTCGGGGTTTTTCTCGCTGCCCAGTTGGTCTGGCCCGAACTCAACTTCAACTTGCCGTGGACCAGTTTCGGCCGTTTACGCCCGCTGCACACCAACGCGGTGATCTTCGCCTTCGGCGGCTGCGCCCTGTTCGCCAGTTCGTTCTACTCGGTGCAGCGCACCTGCCAGACCCAGCTGTTCGCGCCAAAGATCGCCGCGTTCTGCTTCTGGGGCTGGCAGCTGGTGATCCTGCTGGCCGCCATCAGCCTGCCGCTGGGGTACACCAGCTCCAAGGAGTACGCCGAGCTGGAATGGCCGATCGATATCCTGATCACCATTGTCTGGGTCGCCTACGCCGTGGTGTTCTTCGGCACGATCATGAAGCGCAACACCAAGCACATCTACGTCGGTAACTGGTTCTTCGGCGCGTTCATCGTCACCGTGGCGATTCTGCACATCGTCAACAACCTTGAGCTGCCGGTGAGTTTCACCAAGTCCTACTCGGTGTATGGCGGCGCGACCGATGCCATGGTTCAGTGGTGGTACGGGCACAACGCCGTGGGCTTTTTCCTCACCGCCGGTTTCCTGGGGATGATGTATTACTTCGTGCCGAAGCAGGCCGAGCGCCCGGTGTATTCCTATCGCTTGTCCATCGTGCACTTCTGGGCGCTGATCACCCTGTACATCTGGGCCGGTCCGCACCACCTGCACTACACCGCGCTGCCGGACTGGGCACAGTCGCTGGGCATGGTGATGTCGCTGATCCTGCTGGCGCCGAGCTGGGGCGGCATGATCAACGGCATGATGACGCTCTCGGGTGCCTGGCATAAGTTGCGCAGCGACCCGATCCTGCGCTTCCTGGTCGTGTCCCTGGCGTTTTACGGCATGTCGACCTTCGAAGGCCCGATGATGGCGATCAAGACCGTCAACGCGCTCTCCCACTACACCGACTGGACCATCGGCCACGTACACGCCGGCGCCCTGGGCTGGGTAGCAATGATCTCGATCGGCGCGCTGTACCACATGATCCCGAAAGTCTTCGGTCGCCCACAGATGCACAGCATCGGCCTGATCAATGCGCACTTCTGGCTCGCCACCATCGGCACCGTGCTGTACATCGCCTCCATGTGGGTCAACGGCATCGCCCAAGGCCTGATGTGGCGTGCAGTCAACGAAGACGGGACGCTGACCTACTCCTTCGTCGAAACCCTGGCGGCCAGCCACCCGGGCTTCATCGTGCGGCTGGTAGGCGGTGCGATCTTCCTCAGCGGCATGTTGCTGATGGCTTACAACACCTGGCGCACCGTGCGGGCCTCGCAGCCTGCCGACGCCGCCGCTGCCGCGCAGATGGCCTGA